tggctgcttcttcttcttcactcaTCCGAAACAGTGCATTTCTCTTGGTTCTGACATTTCTTGTAACTGTGACCAGCACAACTAGATATGTTGGTGCACGGCATATTGATGTGAAACTGACAAATGATTTGGGTGCAGGTCTCAACCTCACTGTTCATTGCAAATCCATAGAAGATCTTGGTGTTCATGTCTTGCCTTACAACGGATTCTACAATTTCACTATGGATCTATCATTTTTTGAAGTTCCACCACACTACTGCGAATTTAAATGGAAAAATGTTACTTATCCGTGGTTCCTAATATACGAACAATCTAGAGATTGGAATTTATGTCGAAATTATTGTCCTTGGAGCATAAAACAACAACGCCTGTGCATGAGAACCAACAAGAGCGGGGCTGCAAAAGAGCGTTGCTACACTTGGGGTTCCTAAGGAGTTCACAAAATATGTGTTTTCTATCTCATCTTCAATAAAAAGTCCTACTGGGAGAGGGTTATCCCATGTGTTgctttttctttcccctttGTGATAAATGGTTTGGCAATGTCTCTTGGTTGGAAAAcgaacaagaaataacaaaagcCATGAACTTATAGCATTATTTATGGTTTCCCTTCTTATTTTTCTGACTTCTATGGTTgaagaaaatgtgtttgatcTAGTTATCATATTTATATAATTCATaaccctttatttattttttgagacAAGATATATGTTCGTGAACGACTGGAATTCAGGTGCAAATATGTTATGATTCTAACCAACTAAGCTACAAATCTTTTTGTTGCAAGTGTGTATTTTATTTTGCTAGCTAGAACTTTCATATCTAATAACAATAAGATGTTCAAAAATCTTATACGGCAATTAATCATCAGATATGAATTTTGATGATAGTTTGAAGTATTGGGTTACAAGGTTAAGCCGGAGCACATGCTTTTCTGCTGGGCTGGTAATGAAGCGAACATTTCTGCCCTTTGAACTCCGTCTGCCCTATTCGGCTTGCAGCGAACTGGACCCACCTGGCCTTTGGGTCGGTATGTGCCCCTCATGAGCTTGTGGTGCCTCTGCAACGCTCTAGGCCTCGTCTAGGGCTCGGGTCTGAGCTCCTTCTGGCACCTAGGCCTGCAGCCCATGGACAACCGTTGCTGCTGCTTCCCCTCGTGCCTAGGCATCAACTTGGGCCGCTGTTATTGCGGCGGTCCTTACTGCTTGCTGGGCTACAACTGCTGCTGTTGTGGCTCACAGCAGTTGATCTCGTCCGGCCGTCGTGTCGAGCCGCGAAGAGCATCGGCATGGGGCCACATCTTGGTCTCCATTGTCCAATTCGTATACTTTAACGTAAGGTATTCCATTCTTCATGATTTCGAAATTTCCAACTATTGTATCATTTCTGAGGGACTGATTAAGgaacttttattaaaaaattcaattacTAGGAGCATAAATGAAATTCAACGTAACAGAAATTTTCGAAAAGAGAGTGCGAGAGTCCTTTTCGAGATATCAACTTAAACTCTCAATGAAAACGTTAATATGTGGTAACAAATTTTTGTTGTCTTCATTCTTGACGAAATTGTacttacaaaaataaataacacctCTGATCAAGGCCAAAACAACAAGCGCGGCCACGAGGTGGGTTGGGAGTGGGGAGTTTGGCTaatggatctccgatgcctaacTCAGTTTCTCTAAAACGAGAGATAGTTTTAGGGCTTAAGTGTATAGCAAAAATTaccagaagttggtgaagaTGGAGTATTTATAGGGAGGTGGCCAACCTAGGGTGTCGGGTTTTGCCTACACGTGGTGGCATTCCATTAGCCAAGGTGGGTCATCATAGGATGGACGATGAAAGAATAATCTAGAAAATATTAGTTATTAAATAATACCTTGGAATTATCTGTAAAGTATCTATGGTTGGATGCAATTATGATTCCTTCCTTGTTTGAGATGATTTTCAATTAGGAGAATATTAAAGATGGGATTTCGTAATCAATCATATTTTTAatgcctttgaattttcttcttgCCATGGGTACAAGAGCTTGATGATGTCGTAGTCAACTGCTTGCGTATTTCATAGAGGGTGAATTATGCGTGGATTAAATGTGAGTCTCGCCTATTTAATGAGGGTATCCTTCTCTTCTTCGAAAAAGAATCCACGTGGCAACTCCAAGACTTTCACCCAATTTAGATTTGGCTCTGAACTTTCACCTTAGATTCGAGTTGGTCCTTAAACACACATATTTAGAATATGAGATGTGTGAGACTCACATGCGTGCCGCATTATCAAACAAACCGAacttttgaaagatgtgaataCGGCAAAGTCTAACGATGCATGTTTTGTTAAACCTCAATCAATGTGAATGGCAAGaaaaattttgtatttattgTTTCAATTATAATTTGTGATTACCACACAAATAACATAGTCATAGACCATTcattattttaattatcttgATTCCATAAGGTGATTTTAGCTACCGTCCGTTGAACAAATTATTTGGTATGCTGGGAACACAGCGCAGTACATTAAGTTTCATAATATAATTGGTTGgaaatgatttttttaaaattttcaactaattgtattattacacttgGTATATCGTTCAGTGTTCCAAGCACATTGAAAAATATCTCAGTCCGTTAAGGGCAGGGCATATTGTTATCATTTAAAGAAGTTGAGTCATCTATTCATATTCAACGAACAAATCAACCGTTGGATTCGTGTTTAGTAGATAATCCGTCTTTATTAGTAATGTAATTAAGCCCTCCATCTTTTATAGtcaatgtttaaaatatccACAAAATTGTCAATAAGTTCGTCGAAATATCAAAAAACCAAGGATCGATATGGAAAGTGGGTTTGAAATGCAAACTGCACCCTATATCGAGGAGATATAGGAAATCAATGAATATAGACGATAATTATTACCGACTCAATACAAAAATTTTGCCAAAATCCTTTGCAGCTTTAaacttatgaatttttttttttaagaaaattttcTTTACTTTTGACTGAATGAGTTGATACAGCCACCTGATTGTAAATCCATAATTTGTGCCAAAGACAACCAATTTCAATATCGAGATATCCAtcattttttctataaatttgCATATCGATATTTCTACCTATTCCAAAATTTGAAATACTGTTCGTAGAATAATAAtgctatttgttttttttatccaCAAAACGGTTGGAGGGAATGAATGTTTTCCATGAATGGAGTAAATATGCATTATAAAAAAGAAGGGTGCACGTTAAACGCACCTAAAAGAATTCATAAACAAACAatggctgcttcttcttcttcactcaTCCGAAACAGTGCATTTCTCTTGGTTCTGACATTTCTTGTAACTGTGACCAGCACAACTAGATATGTTGGTGCACGGCATATTGATGTGAAACTGACAAATGATTTGGGTGCAGGTCTCAACCTCACTGTTCATTGCAAATCCATAGAAGATCTTGGTGTTCATGTCTTGCCTTATAACGGATTCTACAATTTCACTATGGATCTATCATTTTTTGAAGTTCCACCACACTACTGCGAATTTAAATGGCAAAATGTTACCTATCCGTGGTTCCTAATATACGAACAATCTAGAGACTGGAATTTATGCCGAAATTATTGTCCCTGGAGCATAAAACAGCAACGCCTGTGCATGAGAACCAGCAAGAGCGGGGCTGCAAAAGAGCGTTGCTACACTTGGGGTTCCTAAGGAGTTCACAAAATATGTGTTTTCTATCTCATCTTCAATAAAAAGTCCTACTGGGAGAGGGTTATCCCATGTGTTgctttttctttcccctttGTGATAAATGGTTTGGCAATGTCTCTTGGTTGGAAAAcgaacaagaaataacaaaagcCATGAACTTATAGCATTATTTATGGTTTCCCTTCTTATTTTTCTGACTTCTATGGTTgaagaaaatgtgtttgatcTAGTTATcatattcatataattcatagccctttatttattttttgagacAAGTTATATGTTCGTGAACGACTGGAATTCAGGTGCAAATATTTTATAATTCTAACCAACTAAGCTACAAATCTTTTTGATGCAAGtgtatattttattttgctAGCTAGAACAATCATATCTAATAACAAGAAGATGTTCAAAAATCGTATACGGGAATTAATCATTGGATATGAATTTTGATGATAGTTTGAAGTTTTGGGTTACAAGGTTAAGCCAGAGCACATGCTTTTCTGCTGGAGCGGGTCGCGGTGTGATGCACTACCAGATGTGATGCACTGCATATTGATGTTAAACTGACAAATGATTTGGGTGCAGGCCTCAACCTGACTGTTCATTGCGAAGCCATAGAAGATAGTGGTGTTCATGTCGTGCCTTATAACGGATTCTACAATTTCACTGTCAATCTAGCATTTGAAGCTCCACCGTACTACTGCAAATTTCAATGGCAAAATGTTACACATCGTTGGTTTCTAATATACGAACAATTTAGAGACTTGAAATTATGCCAAAATTATTGTCCTTGGAACATAAAACAGGATCGTTTGTGCATGAGAACCAGCAAGATCAGCGGGGCTACGAAACAACGTTGCTACTCTTGGGGTTCCTAAGGAGTTCACAAAATATGTATTTTCTATTTAATCTTCAATAAAAAGTCCCATGGGGAGAGGCATATCCAatgtgtttcttttttctttcctttttgtgataaatatatagtttgagaaatgctaaggagactctcaatGTGAGACTCTCTATAGACTCTCTGTCACCTCAAAGTTTAACATCAATTATcttgtcaacattataaaacattatgcAAAAAATATAAGGTAGCATAAAGTAGAGCtccacttttgagagagtctcaTTAGCATTTCTCAAATAATTCTGGGAATGTCTCTTGGTTGGAAACAAACAAGAAACATTAAAAAGCTTGAACTGTTTATTGTttatcttctcatttttctgaATTCTATGGTTGAATATATAAAACGTGTTTTATCTAGGTATCATTTATAATTCATAACCCTCAATTTAATTTTTGAGACAGGTTGGAGGAGGAGGATGGAACTCGGGTGCAAATAATTTATGATTCTAACAAACTGCAAATGAGCTACAAATTCCTTGTTGCAAGCGTGTATTTTGCTAGCTAGAACTATCCTATCCAATTACAAGAAGATGTTCAAAATCTTATACGGGAATTAGTCATCATGATATGAATTTTGATGATAACTTTGAGTTTTGGGTTACAAGGTTAGGTCATGATGGATTCACTTCTTACCATGATTTTAAAGTGAAACGTGCACTTTTTTCCATATTAAACGAGGGCATATAGCTCTAAGACGTAGAATAAAATTCCATTTACTTACCTGaaatgagagaagaaagaaatttGGAAATATAAGATTAGGGAAAGTAAGAATTTGGAATCGGACTAAGTAGTCCCTCTAGCCTATatgattcttaatttttttggtaTCAGATTATGATTTTAAGGTGAAACTTGCACTTTTTTCGATCCTATATGTTTTAGTAATTAGGATGATTCTAGCCATGTTTTAGTAGAGGTATGGAAGTAAGGAATAAGAAATGATCTTAACCCAAAAAAGAACAAACTCATCAAGAATTCATGGGTTTGTGAAACTTGCTTATTCAAAGCATCGGCAAGAATTGTTTGACAGTAAAGAACTAGCAGGATATAAAACACTGAAAAATTCTTGTATGTACACCAATAcattaccaaaaataaaaaacctcttGAAAAAAGCCCTAAAGTTTTAACCAAGATCAATGCCTAGTTCCGTAATCAACCGTAGAATTTTGATGGCATGCAGCGAATATACGAAATCAGAAGAAATTTTCTTAAAAGGATAGGAgagaaaaaaatttcgatgCCATATCACTCCCGACAGTGATGCTTCGGGAACCAGAACAACTCATCAGTTCGAACACTTTGCACCTTGGATTGGAGACTACTCTCCCATGCATAACATCTGAGCCATTGGAAAATACACAATGAAAAACAGTACATATAATATAGGCATGTCACCAAAATTGAGTATACTACTAGCTAACTCCTCAACATAAAATGCTAAAACCAACCGCGCTccaaacacatttgaaaataacAAGACCTTAACCCTCTCGAGAACTTATGAGTAACCAGATAAGCGCTGCAAGCCCCCAAAAATAGCACAGGAAGTTCTGCATTTCATGGTTTACCAAACAGCATCTCTAGACAAATACACAAAATGAAAGCATTCCTGACTAGCACAAGTTAAATTCATAATGAGTACAGGAGACATAGACGTGGCGATGGAAACGTGTAAGAGATGATTCAAAATAAATCATTGCCAAGTTCTCTTCATATCTAGAACAACATTCCCTGTCAAGCACAGAGGCCAAAGAGTTGATAAAGTTGAGACCAAACATAACAGAAATTCCTGTATTTAAGGGCTGAGCAAGGGTTTATTTCCAGGAACATCTCCCTAGTGGCTGGACTCGATTCTCACTACAGCCCTCCACATATGAATTGAGATACACACACAGAAATTAAGAATCGGACAACACAGAAAAGAGCTTAAAACTTTATTATAATTAAGAAAATGAGTTTAACAATAAAGATTGAGCATATCCTTTCTCATAGAACTATGTAGTAAATTAACGATCGCTACAAGGCTTCATATAATGTGGTTTTGCATGACTATCTAGTTAGTAACAATCACTACGGGGCTTGATACAATGTGGCTATGTTGATCAATCCACTTCAGGTAGCCGTATGTCACTCTCGAAGCATTTCCGTCAATCTCTACCCTCAGAGAGAAAGCATGCTGCTGATTCTTTCTGGAGAATGCTAGAGTACTTGGCTCTACTGCAATCTTCAGGCCTCTTGGAACTTGCAACACTGCTTTGTAAATCGATGTATGATTTCCCACATTTGTCACCACCCTAGTgaaattttcagattttgtaGATGACCGGTCTATGCTGCTCTTGAAGGAAGCTATAAAAGAAGGATAGTTTAGCTGAGTCAGATGTGAACTGCAACTCCACTCACTTCGCCGAAGAACAGCACGCATCTGCTTTGCATTGTACCCTAGGCCACACAGGAACTCAATGTAATCTTGGACATCCATGTCATAGATTAATCCAGGGTTCATGGCTTTATTCGGGTTGATGTGGCCTGCACCGAAGTCCAAAGGGGTGGCTGGAAGACTAGTCTCTTGGTCTTTTATGGTCGCATTGGTGTTGTCAACAGTGTATGCACTGGTCATGATTGCCGATCGAATTGCCGCTGGGCTCCATTCTCTATGAACTGCTTTTACCAGAGCAGCAACACCTGCAACGTGCGGTGCTGccattgaggtccctgacaagAGTGCATAATCTGACACCAGCTCGTAGTTATTTAGGTGGAAGATTGATGGCCTGTTAGGTGCAACTGCACCTAGCACGTCAACCCCTGGAGCGAGAATGTCTGGTTTTAGGATGCTTGGATTGATGCGGTCCGGTCCTCTTGAAGATTGAGAGTACACTTGTGGTGCTGGTTTTGAACCCAAACTGGTGTGCACAAAGCTCAGGGTTTTAACTTGAGTTGTTTTGTTGGCTCTTGTTGCATACTCCTTGATCAAAACCCCTTTCTCAATTGGGAGAACCAGAGCGGGAATGGTGAAGTCTTGGAGGTTGAAATCTGACTCATTAGACATAAAGATTCCAGCATAAGCTCCTGAGTTTCCTACCTCCGTCATTTGACCAACGAAGGAAGTCAGGTTGCTCCAATCACAAAGAACCACCTTGCTGACCACTTCTTCACGAATCAATGCCCCAGGGTCACATCTTTGTTTGCTTGTATTGTGTTTCCCATAAAACAAAGGTGCATCACTAATGTAAACGCTTAGCGGGAAGTATGATACTCCTTCAGCGGTAAATAAGCCACCATCGAGCGTAAATTTTGCAGTAAAAGTACGATCCATTGTTCCGGCACCTACTGTAGTGATCCACGGGGCTCCGTTGGATGTTGAGCTTTCAAGCGGACCGTCATTTCCCACAGCACACACGACAACAATTCCTCTTTGGACTGCTGAGAAAGAAGCGATCGCAATCACATCGTTGAAATATTCGGGTATATATAAGCCAAAAGAAAGGGACATGATATCAACGCCATCGGAAATGGCCCTGTCCATGCCAGCTAGCACATCACTAGCTATAAGTTCTTGTCCAGACCATCCGATTTTGTACATGGCAAGGTGTGCACGCGGCGCCATCCCTCTCGGAGAACCTTTTGCGTATCCGAAGTGACTTGCGCTGGTCACATGGTTACCCGCCGCTGTCGAGGAGGTGTGGGTTCCATGACCGTTGTAATCTCTTGGCGAGTCATAGTCCAATGCGGCTAGGTTTCTTCCCGAAGCTCGGAAGCCTTTATTGAAGGACCGAGCACCGATTAGCTTCCTGTTGCAGAGGGAAGAAGCGAATGATGTTCTGTTCTAGCATGCGCCTTTCCATCTTTTTGGGACTCGTGGCATTCCCTTGTCGCTGAAGCTCTCACTCTCGGGCCAAATTCCGGTATCGATCACTCCTATTATCACATCTTTTCCATAGGAAGAAGCAGGCCAGACGCCAACTTTGTCATTAAGGCCGAGAAACTTGGGGCTATGGGTGGTGAACAGCCTGCCAAATGAGTCCGGATACGTGGCGACGTGAGCAGGCGAGTCCTCCAGTTCCGACAACTGCGAGTCAGTGAGTTTGGCGCTGAAGCCGTGCAAGGCGTGGCTGTAGGAGTACAATAGCATGTCACTGTTGTCGTCGTAGTCCGGAGGAGACGAAGGCAGCGACTTGAGGACGGACTTGTGCCACGCCTCCACTGACGGGAAAGATGCAAGCGTGGCTGATGAGGATTCGTAGTCCATCTGGATAATATAGGTCTTGTATTCCTCGGATAGTGCAGATGCATTGCTGTTGCTCTGCAGCAacagcagcaccaccaccaccaccgacAAGCCCAGACCACGGATCATGTTGAAAAGGATGAAGTGTGGGTTCAACtggaaacaaagaaaagatttaGCATTTAGCAACAATACGTTGAAGAGGATCAAATCTAATATGTTGGTTTTACAATTGAACCTGGATGCACTGGGCAGAAACTAATAAAGCAACATATTGGTTTTACAAGTAATCCAAAAAGTATTGACCCATATtttcaaattctaaaaaaattaaaagatgacacatcatttactttggaattttaatttttaaatttaatctttctagcattacttttttggtaaaaatattttttatgttaaatCAACTCCCTAAATGAAGTTGTTCGGCTTGTTTACTAAGATCAAAACGAAGCTAAACCACTCCTGCTATTTGTAGTGCCCTTTTATCAATGGTCATAATTAACACGTTGATATATTTAGACACCAGTTTTCTTCACGATGAATCCAAATCGATCATAAGCTTGTAAATTCTCATACTTTTATCAAATAGGATTTGGAATTAGGGTTCTTGGAGAAGCTGCTCATTCACTACGTAAGAAAATGACGAAGAAATTGGTGGCTAGATTTTTGTTATATAtgattaaaaatcaaaattcaatACAGTAAACCAAAAATATTGTAGAAACTCGACCAGGTAAAGAGCCAAGCAAGGACAGttttaaaatattaacaaaGCAAAGAACAGttttaaaatacaagaaaaggaCTAAAGAACAGTTGATATCAAAAGGCTACACTGAACCAAGAGAGAGACGTTGGATTCACTCGGACTTTTCTGTCGGGATCCGACGGGTAAACTGTTTCTGGCCCTTAGAATCACATCCTACGGTTagtaattaatttttctttataatgTGTTTATCTTCTAACTCCGTCTCCTTCAATCTTTTTCTCTCCCCCCGCCCTCCTTTGCCTGCTGTCTCCTCTCTCCTGTtttttctctcctctctccgtTTTTTCCCCTTTCACTCCATCTTGTTGCCTGCTCTCTCTCACAGATGAAAATTTGAATCTACATTAATATTAAGTTCAATTGTTTTGCTCAAAATCTCGCCTCCCACATCTCAGATTTTCAACACAGCCATCTTTGTTGTTTGTCTCaagcagaaaataaaataacCCAACAACCTCTATCTCAAACCCCTGGCTTCTTTCTTCACCAACCAAAAAAACACCCAGAAGGAGAGCACAGCACGCAGAAGGAGAGAGTAGTGAGAAAAAGATAgcaggaaagagaaagaaaaaaaaaaacccattaaaaaacaaaattaattattaaccgTAGGACTGAATCCAACCGCCAAAATCAGTTCGGACAGAAAAGTCCGGAGAGGATCCGAGTCCGTTGTTACGAGCTCCGCCTTTGCAAGtaatataatcaaatcaaagCACATATCAGAGAGAGAACTGGAAGCAAGGGCATACCTCAGACGAAAACAAACCCAGCAATGTAGAGCTCCTTCCTTGTTCAACTGTAGGGTGGTTACCTGACCGAGAGGATTGGGCTTGGGGAGGAGAGGATTTTGTGGGTTTTTGGGGATTCAATCACTggaggggtggacttgctcttcaTGGTGGGTAGAAGCAGAGTCTCTATATCTGGGTTTATATAATAGCAAGTGCAGTTCGACGTAACACGTTATGTCAGACAAAGTGGTATTCAAACCAAACCTTACTTCTTTCTGCAGGTCTTTCAAATTTCTGTGTGCCAGAGTCAAGCCATCATGTGAAAATGGTAAATGGATTTTATTTGCATGCTGTCTTCAGAGTGATTTGGTTAGCAGTCCATTTCTTTACCCAAAATGGAAAGCTGAGTAGGTTGTTCCCTTTGATATTTACTCTTTTGCCTCGTTAATTTGTGGTGGAACGGAAACGTGCACATGTTAATTACACCAAAAAGAATTCTTAAACAAACAAAACGCGTCATAAGCCACTATATCAATATTTCTAGTGCAATACCTGAATCGATGATCCATCACTGGATCGTTTCGTATGTAGGACTATTGTAGACTTTTGTGGTATTCTTTTTCTGTTATTTCATACAAAGGttacacaaaatatatataagagTTTGAGTGAGTTGCAAACTGCACTCAACACTCATGACAGCCAGCATAGGATGCCATGCACTCAACACTTACGACAGCCATCATAGGATGCCACACTAATCTCCTTAAATCATGCAAATCATCTCTCCTAAAAGCATGCAAGACAGCTAATCTTCCTTGAGGCATAGGGAGCCACACGGCACTTGAATGATGAAAAgatcaagaagaaaaagaaggctaTTAACTAGataaaaaaccctaatggaGTTGACCCTAATCATGAGTAGTCAAAAAATAACCGGTGGTCCTTCcttcaatactccccctcaagctggatccaaAAGGTTGATGGATCCAAGCTTGCCAAGAAGAAGCTGAAATTGATGAGAGGCCAAGGATTTGGTGAATAGGTCCGCAAGTTGATCCGAGCTCCTTACAAAATGAGTTTGGATAACCTGAGATTGAACTTGTGTACGAACATAGTGACAATCGACTTCAATGTGCTTAGTTCTCTCGTGAAAAACTGGGTTGGAAGCAATGTGCATTGCAGCTTGATTGTCACAGAAAAGAGACATGGATtgatgattgaaaacacctaagTCACACAATAAACCTTTGAGCCAAATTAGTTCACACGCAGTAGAAGCCATGGCCCGATATTCTGCCTCAGCACTTGATCTTGCAACGACcgtttgttttttgcttttccatgAGACAAGGTTGCCTCCCACAAACGTGCAATATCCCGTTGTAGACTTACGATCAATGGAATTgccagcccaatctgcatcacaaTAACCTGTAATCTGAGTGCTTGCATTGTTCTTCATGATTATACCACGTCCCACAGAACCTTTTAGATACCGAAGTATCCTTTTGACTAGATTAAAGTGCTCCATCGTGGGAGAGTGCATAAATTGGCTAACAATACTGACAACATAGGTAATGTCGGGCCTTGTGATGGTCAGATATATCAACTTACCAACCAACCGCTGATAATAGCTTATGTTCGGAAGAGGTTGACCCTCTAAGCTGAGCTTGAGTTTAACGTCGAGAGGTGTAGGGACCGGtttagcatcactcatgtttgCTTCCTTAAGGAGATCAAGAACATATTTGCGCTGGTTAAGGAAGAAGCCCTTGTGAGAGGTAGCCATTTCGATGCCAAGAAAGTATCTCA
This genomic interval from Malus domestica chromosome 05, GDT2T_hap1 contains the following:
- the LOC114825172 gene encoding S-protein homolog 19-like gives rise to the protein MAASSSSLIRNSAFLLVLTFLVTVTSTTRYVGARHIDVKLTNDLGAGLNLTVHCKSIEDLGVHVLPYNGFYNFTMDLSFFEVPPHYCEFKWKNVTYPWFLIYEQSRDWNLCRNYCPWSIKQQRLCMRTNKSGAAKERCYTWGS
- the LOC114825173 gene encoding S-protein homolog 19-like, whose amino-acid sequence is MAASSSSLIRNSAFLLVLTFLVTVTSTTRYVGARHIDVKLTNDLGAGLNLTVHCKSIEDLGVHVLPYNGFYNFTMDLSFFEVPPHYCEFKWQNVTYPWFLIYEQSRDWNLCRNYCPWSIKQQRLCMRTSKSGAAKERCYTWGS
- the LOC103435601 gene encoding subtilisin-like protease SBT3 → MAPRAHLAMYKIGWSGQELIASDVLAGMDRAISDGVDIMSLSFGLYIPEYFNDVIAIASFSAVQRGIVVVCAVGNDGPLESSTSNGAPWITTVGAGTMDRTFTAKFTLDGGLFTAEGVSYFPLSVYISDAPLFYGKHNTSKQRCDPGALIREEVVSKVVLCDWSNLTSFVGQMTEVGNSGAYAGIFMSNESDFNLQDFTIPALVLPIEKGVLIKEYATRANKTTQVKTLSFVHTSLGSKPAPQVYSQSSRGPDRINPSILKPDILAPGVDVLGAVAPNRPSIFHLNNYELVSDYALLSGTSMAAPHVAGVAALVKAVHREWSPAAIRSAIMTSAYTVDNTNATIKDQETSLPATPLDFGAGHINPNKAMNPGLIYDMDVQDYIEFLCGLGYNAKQMRAVLRRSEWSCSSHLTQLNYPSFIASFKSSIDRSSTKSENFTRVVTNVGNHTSIYKAVLQVPRGLKIAVEPSTLAFSRKNQQHAFSLRVEIDGNASRVTYGYLKWIDQHSHIVSSPVVIVTN